Below is a genomic region from Halictus rubicundus isolate RS-2024b chromosome 11, iyHalRubi1_principal, whole genome shotgun sequence.
TGTATTTACACAGACGAGGTATTTACTTTAGTTACGTAAGTCAAGTGATTTGAAATATCGCGCCATTTTTCATACTCAGTTTACACGACAAGGTGCCTTTACAAtgactaaattaattttaacaggAACAATATTTATCATATTTAGAGTAATACTTTTTATTTCTACCTAAACGTTCACAAATGACTTAAAATAAGTAAACAGATATATCATATGGtatataaatacatacaatAAAATTATGATATCTGAAATTTTTAACAGAGTTTCCTTTCTAGTCTCAAGTTTTGGAATGTTGGTACCACATGTTTTGACATTAGTTTAAGATGGCGGTATTTTTCAGTGTTCGTGTGTAGTAGGGTTATCGGATCTTCGAGTTTTTTACGTTTTCGATAGAAAATTCGGCGTGAATGAATTATGGAAACTGGTGCGAGTACCGGTACTCGTACAACGCGGTTTATGATGGAGGGTGTCGGTGCCCGGGTCATCCGTGGCCCTGAATGGAAATGGGGTAAACAGGTTAGTCTGAATGTTAATTTAATTAAACGGTAGTTTTCCTTTCATTCTTACACTTTCTTCATGAATTATCTGACCTTAATATCAGCGTGCATAATTTCAATCGTTTGTTCGTATTTTTTCTCGAATGTACACATCATGTCCGTCATAAAGATAGACGTTTACATTTTGAGGTTATCTCTAACCgatatttatttaactttaGAGCTCCTCagtgtatttttaaaattttcttttatattgtaCTCTACTTTTAATGCTTCTCAATgtatattactattattattactattttttGAGGCTTCTAGGCATACATTGTATCCATAAGGAACATTTTCCCACTGTTTCATCACTATAATTTGATTGCACAGGATGGAGGAGAGGGCCATGTGGGAACTGTTAGGAATTTCGAGTCACCTGAGGAAGTCGTTGTTGTATGGGATAATGGGACAGCAGCAAATTACCGCTGCTCTGGTGCTTTCGACCTCAGAATTCTGGACTCAGCGCCTACTGGTGTGAAACATGACGGAACAATGTGTGACACATGCAGACAACAGCCAATTTTTGGAATTCGCTGGAAATGCGCAGAATGTGGCAACTATGATCTGTGTTCTATGTGTTATCACGGAGACAAACATCATCTGAGACATAGATTCTATCGTATAGCGACTCCTGGTAGTGAGAGAGTATTGCTGGATCCTAGACGCAAGAGTAAAAAGGTAGAAACTGTTATACGGTCAATATTAACGAACTATGATTCACAACTTAAATGTATGTATAATTGTAGATTGCGATTCGTGGTATATTTCCTGGTGCAAGAGTTGTTCGAGGTGTTGACTGGCAATGGGAGGACCAAGACGGTGGAAATGGCAGAAGAGGCAAAGTCAATGAAATCCAAGATTGGTCAGCAGCCAGTCCACGCTCAGCAGCTTACATTATTTGGGACAATGGTGCTAAAAACCTGTATCGTGTTGGCTTCGAAGGAATGGTTAGTATATCATTTGTATCAAACATTGaattgtacattaatataacatttatttACATTTCAGGCTGATTTGAAAGTAGTCAATGACGCCAAAGGTCAGTCAGTGTACAGAGACCATCTTCCACTGTTAGGTGAACAAGGGCCAGGTCGAACAGGTTCGCATGGCTTGCAGATTGGAGACCAGGTAACCTAAAGTACAATAACAatcgaatataaaaatttgaGCAGATGCATAAACTGTCTTTCCACCTTGCAGGTGAATGTAGACTTAGAACTAGAAATAGTGCAGTCATTACAGCACGGACATGGAGGCTGGATAGACGTGATGTTTGAGTGTCTTCGCACTACAGGCACTGTTGTTGGTATTGACGAAGACCATGATATTGTTGTATCCTACCCAAGTGGCAACCGGTGGACTTTCAACCCAGCTGTATTGACGAAAGTACAGATACCGGTCCCAGTGACCAGCTCCAGTTCAGATAACCAAACTTTTGCAGTTGGAGATTTGGTGCAGATTTGCAACGATCTAGAGAAGATCAAGCTGCTCCAGCGTGGACACGGGGAGTGGGCTGAGGCAATGGCTCCGGTACACAAACATTACACTAGCATTATATTAGAAATTTCTCGAGTGAATTAcatttgaataatttatttattcgcgCAGACTATGGGAAAGATTGGCAGAGTTTTGCAATTGTATCACGATGGAGACTTGAAAGTTGAAGTCTGCAGTACCTGTTGGACATATAATCCTCAAGCAGTGACAAAGGTAGCCAGTAGCGATGGCAGTGTTCCAGGAAACAGCAGTGGAGGTATGTCAAGTTTTTTAAAAGgagattttgaattttgaattggaagttaattcattttattttagaGCGTTTGTCAGCGATGTTGAAGAAATTGTTTGAAACACATGTCTCGGGTGATGTTAACGAGGAGTTGGTGAAGACCGCTGCCAACGGTGATGCTACCAAGTGTGAGGAATGCTTAAAAAGACCGGAAGCTGACGTGAATGGAGTTTTCGCTGGACACACGGCTCTGCAAGCTGCAAGTCAAAATGGTCATTCGGAAGTTATTAAAATTCTCCTCCGTTATAAAGCTGACGTAGAGATCGAGGTGAATTGTTTAGATTTTTTTGTAATGTTGTAAGTTTCGTTTTCTGTTGCTAAAATTGGACATTTTATGCGTTCAGGATAAAGATGGCGATAGAGCCGTGCATTATGCAGCTTTCGGGGATGAGTCCGGTGTTATGGCGTTGTTGGCTGGCGCTGGAGCTGACTTAAATGCGAGAAATAAAAGACGACAAACTGCCCTCCATATGGCGGTTAATAAGGGCCACGCGGGTGCTGTGCGTACACTCCTGGAGTTAGGGTGCCACCCCAGCTTACAGGTGAGtttgtattttattataatttttcagggaaatttaattaacattcgtaaaatgttttaatatgtttaatttaattgaaagtAATAGTAtatttaaagataaaaatagaattaaatattaaatatatgtaGGTGGTATTATTAATTGAAGTACTGATTAATTTTCGTAAATAGTATACATAATATACTAGCGAATTGTTTTCTGTGTAATCATTCAGacagaaataaagaaaatgatAAATACTGTGTATTGATATTTTAATTCGATACAGTCTTGTTTGAGTTGTTATTATTGAATCTAGGATATTACACTGCATCCAGGATATTATATGAGATATCTTGGAATTTGTAGGAAAATTAGAGTTGACGAGTTGTACttctttcaataatatttttcgtaaaacgttttatttataagatgataattttaacaattgcaatttatttaatatgttTTATGTACTATTCAAAATTGGATATTCGCCTACACAGAAGTTTGATAATTTGTGTAACATACGAAAAGACGTGATAAGGAGGGTTTGTTAAAAACGTTTTATGCTAaagtaattttataatttttctaaaaatcgtTTGTAAAGTTGCACTCTCTAAACAAAAGCCAATATAATGTTAATACATTCACGACCGATGGTTGTCTGAATGTTGCATAGAATTTCCGTGTTTATAACTGAATACTGCAGTGGTCTGTTATTTAAACGTATGTGAACGTAAACAATGATACAGCTAACAAATTTGAACTGACATTCTCTTTATTAATCATTAACAATCGCATCAGCAGTAAAGCCAGCATGAAgttcttcaaataaaatttgaaaaataatttactatTATGTACAGCagaaatttaacttttttattcagACATCTTA
It encodes:
- the Mib1 gene encoding E3 ubiquitin-protein ligase mind bomb 1 isoform X1, whose product is METGASTGTRTTRFMMEGVGARVIRGPEWKWGKQDGGEGHVGTVRNFESPEEVVVVWDNGTAANYRCSGAFDLRILDSAPTGVKHDGTMCDTCRQQPIFGIRWKCAECGNYDLCSMCYHGDKHHLRHRFYRIATPGSERVLLDPRRKSKKIAIRGIFPGARVVRGVDWQWEDQDGGNGRRGKVNEIQDWSAASPRSAAYIIWDNGAKNLYRVGFEGMADLKVVNDAKGQSVYRDHLPLLGEQGPGRTGSHGLQIGDQVNVDLELEIVQSLQHGHGGWIDVMFECLRTTGTVVGIDEDHDIVVSYPSGNRWTFNPAVLTKVQIPVPVTSSSSDNQTFAVGDLVQICNDLEKIKLLQRGHGEWAEAMAPTMGKIGRVLQLYHDGDLKVEVCSTCWTYNPQAVTKVASSDGSVPGNSSGERLSAMLKKLFETHVSGDVNEELVKTAANGDATKCEECLKRPEADVNGVFAGHTALQAASQNGHSEVIKILLRYKADVEIEDKDGDRAVHYAAFGDESGVMALLAGAGADLNARNKRRQTALHMAVNKGHAGAVRTLLELGCHPSLQDSEGDTPLHDAISKKRDDILALLLDHAADITLTNNNGFNALHHAALRGNPSAMRVLLSKLPRPWLVDEKKDDGYTALHLAALNNHVEVAEQLARFGKADLDLQNVNLQTALHLAVERQHTQIVRLLVREGANLNVADKDGDTPLHEALRYHTLSQLRQLQDVQDVGRLLICLGAQGLDKKSSSFIACFLAAHGADLGLKNKKGQTPLDLCPDPNLCKTLTTCHKDRESHSIGTTPPSATIDECLVCSDGKREMLFNPCGHVACCNTCAPRVKKCLICRENVLTRMKMQHEPVVMHPSSRHGGSNIFHGTEKRQYTIEECVVCSDRKAGVLFRPCGHMCACEGCAALMKKCVLCRAQIQHMVPLSVCCGGGGDVTCVKGINASGIVECQGNISEVKNDPEEEPATSKQVINSGETLMNNESIDKTLSDIEKLEQQLQDIKEQTMCPVCLDRLKNMIFLCGHGTCQMCGDQMSECPICRKAVDRRILLY
- the Mib1 gene encoding E3 ubiquitin-protein ligase mind bomb 1 isoform X3, producing the protein METGASTGTRTTRFMMEGVGARVIRGPEWKWGKQDGGEGHVGTVRNFESPEEVVVVWDNGTAANYRCSGAFDLRILDSAPTGVKHDGTMCDTCRQQPIFGIRWKCAECGNYDLCSMCYHGDKHHLRHRFYRIATPGSERVLLDPRRKSKKIAIRGIFPGARVVRGVDWQWEDQDGGNGRRGKVNEIQDWSAASPRSAAYIIWDNGAKNLYRVGFEGMADLKVVNDAKGQSVYRDHLPLLGEQGPGRTGSHGLQIGDQVNVDLELEIVQSLQHGHGGWIDVMFECLRTTGTVVGIDEDHDIVVSYPSGNRWTFNPAVLTKVQIPVPVTSSSSDNQTFAVGDLVQICNDLEKIKLLQRGHGEWAEAMAPTMGKIGRVLQLYHDGDLKVEVCSTCWTYNPQAVTKVASSDGSVPGNSSGERLSAMLKKLFETHVSGDVNEELVKTAANGDATKCEECLKRPEADVNGVFAGHTALQAASQNGHSEVIKILLRYKADVEIEDKDGDRAVHYAAFGDESGVMALLAGAGADLNARNKRRQTALHMAVNKGHAGAVRTLLELGCHPSLQDSEGDTPLHDAISKKRDDILALLLDHAADITLTNNNGFNALHHAALRGNPSAMRVLLSKLPRPWLVDEKKDDGYTALHLAALNNHVEVAEQLARFGKADLDLQNVNLQTALHLAVERQHTQIVRLLVREGANLNVADKDGDTPLHEALRYHTLSQLRQLQDVQDVGRLLICLGAQGLDKKSSSFIACFLAAHGADLGLKNKKGQTPLDLCPDPNLCKTLTTCHKDRESHSIGTTPPSATIDECLVCSDGKREMLFNPCGHVACCNTCAPRVKKCLICRENVLTRMKMQHEPVVMHPSSRHGGSNIFHGTEKRQYTIEECVVCSDRKAGVLFRPCGHMCACEGCAALMKKCVLCRAQIQHMVPLSVCCGGGGDVTCVKGINASGNISEVKNDPEEEPATSKQVINSGETLMNNESIDKTLSDIEKLEQQLQDIKEQTMCPVCLDRLKNMIFLCGHGTCQMCGDQMSECPICRKAVDRRILLY
- the Mib1 gene encoding E3 ubiquitin-protein ligase mind bomb 1 isoform X2 yields the protein METGASTGTRTTRFMMEGVGARVIRGPEWKWGKQDGGEGHVGTVRNFESPEEVVVVWDNGTAANYRCSGAFDLRILDSAPTGVKHDGTMCDTCRQQPIFGIRWKCAECGNYDLCSMCYHGDKHHLRHRFYRIATPGSERVLLDPRRKSKKIAIRGIFPGARVVRGVDWQWEDQDGGNGRRGKVNEIQDWSAASPRSAAYIIWDNGAKNLYRVGFEGMADLKVVNDAKGQSVYRDHLPLLGEQGPGRTGSHGLQIGDQVNVDLELEIVQSLQHGHGGWIDVMFECLRTTGTVVGIDEDHDIVVSYPSGNRWTFNPAVLTKVQIPVPVTSSSSDNQTFAVGDLVQICNDLEKIKLLQRGHGEWAEAMAPTMGKIGRVLQLYHDGDLKVEVCSTCWTYNPQAVTKVASSDGSVPGNSSGERLSAMLKKLFETHVSGDVNEELVKTAANGDATKCEECLKRPEADVNGVFAGHTALQAASQNGHSEVIKILLRYKADVEIEDKDGDRAVHYAAFGDESGVMALLAGAGADLNARNKRRQTALHMAVNKGHAGAVRTLLELGCHPSLQDSEGDTPLHDAISKKRDDILALLLDHAADITLTNNNGFNALHHAALRGNPSAMRVLLSKLPRPWLVDEKKDDGYTALHLAALNNHVEVAEQLARFGKADLDLQNVNLQTALHLAVERQHTQIVRLLVREGANLNVADKDGDTPLHEALRYHTLSQLRQLQDVQDVGRLLICLGAQGLDKKSSSFIACFLAAHGADLGLKNKKGQTPLDLCPDPNLCKTLTTCHKDRESHSIGTTPPSATIDECLVCSDGKREMLFNPCGHVACCNTCAPRVKKCLICRENVLTRMKMQHEPVVMHPSSRHGGSNIFHGTEKRQYTIEECVVCSDRKAGVLFRPCGHMCACEGCAALMKKCVLCRAQIQHMVPLSVCCGGGGDVTCVKGINASECQGNISEVKNDPEEEPATSKQVINSGETLMNNESIDKTLSDIEKLEQQLQDIKEQTMCPVCLDRLKNMIFLCGHGTCQMCGDQMSECPICRKAVDRRILLY
- the Mib1 gene encoding E3 ubiquitin-protein ligase mind bomb 1 isoform X4; this translates as METGASTGTRTTRFMMEGVGARVIRGPEWKWGKQDGGEGHVGTVRNFESPEEVVVVWDNGTAANYRCSGAFDLRILDSAPTGVKHDGTMCDTCRQQPIFGIRWKCAECGNYDLCSMCYHGDKHHLRHRFYRIATPGSERVLLDPRRKSKKIAIRGIFPGARVVRGVDWQWEDQDGGNGRRGKVNEIQDWSAASPRSAAYIIWDNGAKNLYRVGFEGMADLKVVNDAKGQSVYRDHLPLLGEQGPGRTGSHGLQIGDQVNVDLELEIVQSLQHGHGGWIDVMFECLRTTGTVVGIDEDHDIVVSYPSGNRWTFNPAVLTKVQIPVPVTSSSSDNQTFAVGDLVQICNDLEKIKLLQRGHGEWAEAMAPTMGKIGRVLQLYHDGDLKVEVCSTCWTYNPQAVTKVASSDGSVPGNSSGERLSAMLKKLFETHVSGDVNEELVKTAANGDATKCEECLKRPEADVNGVFAGHTALQAASQNGHSEVIKILLRYKADVEIEDKDGDRAVHYAAFGDESGVMALLAGAGADLNARNKRRQTALHMAVNKGHAGAVRTLLELGCHPSLQDSEGDTPLHDAISKKRDDILALLLDHAADITLTNNNGFNALHHAALRGNPSAMRVLLSKLPRPWLVDEKKDDGYTALHLAALNNHVEVAEQLARFGKADLDLQNVNLQTALHLAVERQHTQIVRLLVREGANLNVADKDGDTPLHEALRYHTLSQLRQLQDVQDVGRLLICLGAQGLDKKSSSFIACFLAAHGADLGLKNKKGQTPLDLCPDPNLCKTLTTCHKDRESHSIGTTPPSATIDECLVCSDGKREMLFNPCGHVACCNTCAPRVKKCLICRENVLTRMKIEECVVCSDRKAGVLFRPCGHMCACEGCAALMKKCVLCRAQIQHMVPLSVCCGGGGDVTCVKGINASGIVECQGNISEVKNDPEEEPATSKQVINSGETLMNNESIDKTLSDIEKLEQQLQDIKEQTMCPVCLDRLKNMIFLCGHGTCQMCGDQMSECPICRKAVDRRILLY
- the Mib1 gene encoding E3 ubiquitin-protein ligase mind bomb 1 isoform X5; the protein is METGASTGTRTTRFMMEGVGARVIRGPEWKWGKQDGGEGHVGTVRNFESPEEVVVVWDNGTAANYRCSGAFDLRILDSAPTGVKHDGTMCDTCRQQPIFGIRWKCAECGNYDLCSMCYHGDKHHLRHRFYRIATPGSERVLLDPRRKSKKIAIRGIFPGARVVRGVDWQWEDQDGGNGRRGKVNEIQDWSAASPRSAAYIIWDNGAKNLYRVGFEGMADLKVVNDAKGQSVYRDHLPLLGEQGPGRTGSHGLQIGDQVNVDLELEIVQSLQHGHGGWIDVMFECLRTTGTVVGIDEDHDIVVSYPSGNRWTFNPAVLTKVQIPVPVTSSSSDNQTFAVGDLVQICNDLEKIKLLQRGHGEWAEAMAPTMGKIGRVLQLYHDGDLKVEVCSTCWTYNPQAVTKVASSDGSVPGNSSGERLSAMLKKLFETHVSGDVNEELVKTAANGDATKCEECLKRPEADVNGVFAGHTALQAASQNGHSEVIKILLRYKADVEIEDKDGDRAVHYAAFGDESGVMALLAGAGADLNARNKRRQTALHMAVNKGHAGAVRTLLELGCHPSLQDSEGDTPLHDAISKKRDDILALLLDHAADITLTNNNGFNALHHAALRGNPSAMRVLLSKLPRPWLVDEKKDDGYTALHLAALNNHVEVAEQLARFGKADLDLQNVNLQTALHLAVERQHTQIVRLLVREGANLNVADKDGDTPLHEALRYHTLSQLRQLQDVQDVGRLLICLGAQGLDKKSSSFIACFLAAHGADLGLKNKKGQTPLDLCPDPNLCKTLTTCHKDRESHSIGTTPPSATIDECLVCSDGKREMLFNPCGHVACCNTCAPRVKKCLICRENVLTRMKIEECVVCSDRKAGVLFRPCGHMCACEGCAALMKKCVLCRAQIQHMVPLSVCCGGGGDVTCVKGINASGNISEVKNDPEEEPATSKQVINSGETLMNNESIDKTLSDIEKLEQQLQDIKEQTMCPVCLDRLKNMIFLCGHGTCQMCGDQMSECPICRKAVDRRILLY